A single window of Rhodamnia argentea isolate NSW1041297 chromosome 5, ASM2092103v1, whole genome shotgun sequence DNA harbors:
- the LOC125315264 gene encoding PHD finger protein ALFIN-LIKE 4-like: MANRGLSVQELFGHIKGCRAGIIRALTTEEEPMCLFGLPDGTWELRLPEDMVPPDLPEPMLGVNYGKVDTSLDQWLRTVAAHSDSWLIALAFSIASNFHFGKKKRKTLFNKINELPTVLEAVKQFYREHQATIKSSSQTKSGERMRAQQSQVVAQPAEAQDDEEDNIPCGSCRRVCEGDEFWIFCDTCRIWYHGDCVNMTAEMARLIKQYTCPYCRGKRARV, from the exons ATGGCGAATCGAGGGCTATCAGTGCAGGAGTTGTTCGGCCATATCAAAGGCTGTCGGGCTGGCATTATCAGGGCTCTCACCACTg AGGAAGAGCCCATGTGCCTGTTTGGGCTTCCAGATGGGACATGGGAACTTAGACTCCCCGAGGATATGGTTCCCCCAGATCTTCCTGAGCCAATGTTGGGAGTTAATTACGGCAAAGTTGACACATCGTTGGACCAGTGGCTTCGAACTGTTGCAGCACACAGCGATTCATGGTTGATTGCTTTGGCTTTCAGCATTGCCTCGAACTTCCATTtcgggaagaagaagag GAAGACGCTCTTTAACAAGATAAATGAACTCCCAACTGTACTAGAAGCTGTTAAACAGTTCTACCGAGAGCACCAAGCCACCATCAAAAGCAGCAGCCAAACCAAATCTGGAGAGAGGATG CGTGCACAGCAATCCCAAGTCGTAGCACAGCCTGCAGAAGCGCAGGACGATGAAGAAGATAATATACCCTGTGGATCTTGCCGGCGGGTTTGCGAAGGTGATGAGTTCTGGATTTTCTGCGATACGTGCAGGATATGGTACCATGGAGATTGTGTCAATATGACGGCCGAAATGGCTAGGCTCATCAAACAGTACACATGTCCTTACTGCCGTGGCAAGAGGGCTCGAGTTTGA